The segment AAAACAACTGTAACTCCTCATTGAAGTGTACATAAGAGGTGCTTGCAAACATGTAACAAAGTTATAATCATATATAATCATATGTGTTTGGAAAACATTTGTAGGCAGGTTTAAACTCACCTGAGAATGATTTGTACATCTGTAACAAATGCTTTATAACACTGTAAGGATTTCTGAATGTGTGTAATtatatatgattttatttgattacaGTTATATCTAACAATCATTAACTGCTATGGATGCTTCATATGagacattaataaacactttcaaatgtgcattattttttacagctacattttAGTGTTAGaagcatttattaaatatttatgtactgCTTACAAATGCTCAGGGAGGGTTAAACTAAAGTGTTACCTAGCTCAGCATGGTCAATAGTATCTGGTCAGTCTCCACCTTGTACTGTATTTATCTGTGCTCTTTGCTCTGAATGAACCTTACCCTCATTGGCTCATCGGGGTAGCCGGGCTTCGCTGGTCGCTCCTGCCTCTTGCTGCGAAGCAGCTGCTTAGCAAAGCTCTCCTTGATGATAGGGTTGGCATCTGAGGGAGTGACAAAGATAAGAGTTTGCCTGGACAGAGATAAAATATTTACTCAAATGTCTTGTGATACACATCCAATTCTTCTGCTGGTGCTGGGAAAGATTAAATAAAGAAGGAATGAAGTTGCTCTGTGAGACCTGCTTTAAAACCATAAAAGAGGTGAGAGACTGTGACAGGTTTATTGgtgatgtgagtgtgtgttagcaatttcctttatttttacTCGCTCTTCACAAGAGACTCGGGACTGTCTGCTCTGAGTTTAACCTCTGCCagagttattttgtttttgctatgAACATAACAGCTGTTTGCTTGGTGGCTGGGTATTGGCTAATCAGGATCACATTCCTCTCACTTAACGCTGTGTTCAGACCCATGAATGAACCTCTCACCACTATCTGCTGCTGGTGAGCTGTGGCTGGCCTGATCTGTTTAGCTAGTCCATGTGAGGCTGTTTACTCCTCAACGCCAGCCCCAAGGGAACTGCACTCCTgctctccaacacacacacacacacacacacacacacacacacacacacacacacacacacacaaacacacactagcCTCTGCAGAGCGAGGGCTCTGTCTCCCTCGCTCTAACTCAGGCCTGTTTTGAGAGGTGGTGGAAGGTAACAAAGTGCCCATTCATCCTCCTCGCTCCCCAGGGAGTCCGACCCGTGCAGCACGTGACCCCAGCAGGCAGCCAGGCTGGCTCTCTGTTACTCTCTGCCAGAGGGAGCTGCTGTGAAAATGAACCCAGCTCTGTCAACACAAGGCCagagttgctgctgctgctgctgctgcctggaCTCTCACAGCAACGTGGCAAAACACTCAATCAATCCATAAGACAGACTGACTTAACCCTGATGATTTGTTATGTTTTAGTTTGTGCTGGTTTTAAGCAAGTATGCATGCTGAAATTAAACTAATTATACATGTAGATGCAGTTCCTGCAAAATGTAATAATGAGGTAAAAGGAAAAAGTAAAATgcaattaacataaaaatagatGTGAAACAACATTCCTTCCTCATCTAAATAAAGTCACACAATAAAGGAAAGTTGTACCAAATtcctgcaaaaaacaaacaaacaaatacacaaaaaacaatctAAATGACACCATCCAATTATCTCCATGATATGCATCATTCACTGTCCTTCATTgtctttaaaaaagacaaaaaagcttTCTTTTGATTCAAATATCAGCCTGTGTGCAGAGACAGGCAGCTTTTTCTCCTCAGGTAAAATTCTCTAAAGGTTCCTACCTGTGTGGATGGTCAGCAGGACCAGGCAGAGCAAAAACACCACCagcttcttcatcttcttcaccttttttctgtttgagcCTTCTCTGCTCTGAGGTCCAGACCAGAGTCCAGAGGGGATGAAGGGGGAAattctcctccccctcctgcACGTCACCCACAAACCACATCACATACCTGCTCATGTtactgataaaataataaaaaataaatgactgatAGTGCTGAGACATTAacttacacacaaatataattCATATAGATTAATATTACACCTCCAAAGATGAGAGAATTATTGAGGATAAACAATTAACAGCACCTATAATATGATGTATGAGGTTTGTTGACTTGTGAGGCAGGTTTGAGgctggccactagatggcagtgcacacacacagtcatgtagAGATGAAGGCTGCTTTTGAGGCTGTTAAAACTATTTCAGTAAATCAAGTTTTTGTGAAATAGTCTGATTTTATCAGCACTAATCACAATttagacacaaaacacaacaaaataaacacatgataCGAACTTGATTTTACACATATCAGTTTAAAACAGAGATCACTCACCATTAGTACTCACCATgtggtttaattttttttctgagaaaatTTAATAAAGAGGGCTGCTTCACAAACTGGGAAAATGGAATTTAAAAGATGTGGGCGTTCACCTGTCAGTGAGGGTAATTaagcattatgggaagtgtaggatccagtgtttttagaGTTTGACCCCACGCAAAGTATCAAAAATTAGGATGTCTCAGACCAATTTTGAccattcttaaaaaaaaaaatctgtcgtTGACAAGTCCCCCAAGTTGATGGGAGTGCAATACTAAGAAACTCTTGGTAGGGAAATCAAACGTCTGCTTGGTGCCTCCAGAAGGTTAAATAACCTCAGTAAGAAAATATCTCATTAGTCAAACCGCAATTAAAGTTTTGAATTGCGtcaattataataatttatctCCGTTttcagttagtttttttttttgttattctcaatatgattattgttgttttcttcttaacatcactgctctgctgttacaaAGACCACATTTCCGGACAGGGATCGTAAAGCTTttatctcatttttaaaaattaaaacatgtattatgATTGCAGAGTTTAggtctttgttttctttaatcgCCTACCTGCCAAGATATTAAGCTAATTAGCTTTTCtgttattaatttattgtaGAGATGAAGTGGGGCACTGCCAGTGACGTTCGAGGGAAAACGTCATTGTGCGTCATTCTTTCCGTTTCCTCTTCTTGAGCTCCTTTTTCATGACCCATGTCTGCGGTAGCCACCGTGCGCAGTTATATTACACTGATGGTGTAGCTTTGATTCATTCCTAAGACATAGAAATAGGAAGCTTTTGTTCCCTCAATGTGATTATCTAACACGCTATGGGCTCATGATGCAGTGCAGAGCGCATGCGTGCTGTGGAGCTGCTGCCTGCACATCAGGAGCTCAGATTCAGAGATGACAGCCGAATGAGATATTATTCGAATTTACTTCCTTGTTCGTttccacacaggtgttttcacttctAGACGTATGCTCAGGTTGAAGTTCGGTGGAGTTATGATAGAAATTGTGTGAGGTCTGTTCCTCACCATTAAAGGTGCAgagtgtagaatttagtggcatctagcagaaagGACCTGGCAGAAATGgtatataatattcataagtatgttttaattagtgtataatcacctgaaactaagatGGTAGATGCCACTAAATGGGAGGGCAGGGCCTTTAGTTTTGTTACACTACAGTTGCTACCACAGTATTCTAGGTATTGCAGCTACATGAGCTTTCACCAGGGTGCTAGAAGACTTCATCTATGGGCTTCATGATAGTCTTCATCTAAACActaaataaagataatttaaGAAGGTATCTAAGTGCCTTTGATGATGTTATTTTGTTGCAGACT is part of the Thunnus albacares chromosome 3, fThuAlb1.1, whole genome shotgun sequence genome and harbors:
- the c3h17orf67 gene encoding uncharacterized protein C17orf67 homolog → MKKLVVFLLCLVLLTIHTDANPIIKESFAKQLLRSKRQERPAKPGYPDEPMREHLLHMQALDQRAQETNLEHWLNPHCYPRCDRNYGYPV